In Chrysoperla carnea chromosome 2, inChrCarn1.1, whole genome shotgun sequence, the following proteins share a genomic window:
- the LOC123291511 gene encoding uncharacterized protein LOC123291511, whose protein sequence is MALSRKIDEIPSDAVLLSRDEVLKYEWKLIEQWTPESDVWPIRYGVAILGVASGLSSLLINNHYRVKLRLGTYARFATYLPCVAIPTMMSCFSHNEFITNSVLLQNECPVCLEVRAASFQTLLSTIFPIVTVPLATFNFALRYNTYRLPSITEKPKEVFKLWWKFTKPIRYPLYYNIAFQCILAMGVTYFEGRSFEKLQTAIAKLEHDYERKHTL, encoded by the exons atggcTCTCAGCAGAAAGATTGATGAAATTCCATCAGATGCAGTTTTACTTAGTCGGGACgaagttttaaaatatgaatggaAATTAATTGAACAATGGACTCCAGAATCAGACGT atgGCCAATAAGATATGGCGTTGCCATTTTAGGTGTGGCTAGTGGTTTATCGTCTTTACTAATAAATAACCATTATAGAGTTAAGTTAAGATTAGGTACATATGCTAGATTTGCTACATATCTACCGTGTGTTGCAATTCCCACAATGATGTCATGCTTTTCACACAATGAG tttataaccAACTcggttttattacaaaatgaatGCCCAGTATGCTTGGAAGTACGTGCTGCTTCATTTCAAacacttttaagtacaatatttCCGATAGTCACAGTTCCTCTTGCCACATtcaat tttgcttTGCGCTATAATACATATCGATTACCATCGATTACAGAAAAACCAAAAGAAGTATTTAAACTATGGTGGAAATTTACTAAACCAATACGATATCcattatactataatatagcCTTTCAATGTATACTTGCAATGGGTGTTACATATTTTGAAGGtagatcatttgaaaaattacaaactgCTATAGCAAAATTAGAACATGATTATGAAAGGAAACACACATTGTAA
- the LOC123291513 gene encoding delta-aminolevulinic acid dehydratase, whose product MSYLPEKKHILASGIFNQTLRDWQGLNCALTAKNFMYPIFIIDNENEIQPIKSMPGVCRYGINKLKSHLEPLVKNGLSSILIFGVSEKLPKDELGTHADSNENPVILALPKLKKWFPNLMIACDLCLCPYTSHGHCGILNKDGTINNAKSLKRLAQIALSYAKAGADIIAPSDMMDGRIGAIKQILIDNDFGNKVAVLSYAAKFASSFYGPFRDAAKSAPTFGDRKCYQLPPNSSGLALRATKRDVEEGADMIMVKPGLPYLDIVQTTRAHFPEYPLFIYQVSGEYAMIYYAAQAGVIDLKVVLLEVLTSMRRAGADVIITYFTPQLLDWLANKSKI is encoded by the exons ATGTCTTATTTACCAgaaaagaaacatattttagCAAGTGgtatttttaatcaaactttAAGGGATTGGCAAGGTTTGAATTGTGCTTTaactgcaaaaaattttatgtatcctattttcattat agacaatgaaaatgaaattcaacCAATTAAAAGTATGCCTGGAGTATGTAGGTACGGTATTAACAAACTTAAGAGTCATTTGGAACCGTTAGTGAAGAACGGATTATcttcaatattaatatttggtgTTAGCGAAAAATTACCAAAG gaTGAACTAGGAACACATGCTGACTCAAACGAAAATCCAGTTATATTAGCTTTACCAAAACTGAAAAAATGGTTTCCTAATTTAATGATCGCTTGTGATCTATGTTTATGCCCCTACACATCTCACGGCCATTgcggtattttaaataaagatggtACCATTAATAATGCTAAAAGCTTAAAACGATTAGCACAAATTGCATTATCTTACGCTAAAGCAG GAGCAGATATTATCGCACCCTCCGATATGATGGATGGCCGAATCGGAGCtatcaaacaaatattaattgacAATGATTTTGGTAATAAAGTTGCTGTGTTATCCTATGCAGCAAAATTCGCATCTTCATTCTATGGGCCATTTAGGGATGCAGCAAAGTCTGCACCCACGTTTGGAGATCGCAAATGTTATCAATTACCTCCAAATAGTTCAGGTCTTGCACTTAGAGCTACA aaaaGGGATGTTGAAGAGGGTGCTGATATGATAATGGTAAAACCTGGCTTACCTTACTTAGACATTGTACAAACAACTAGAGCTCATTTTCCCGAATATCCTTTATTCATTTATCAAGTGTCCGGGGAATATGCAATGATCTATTATGCAGCTCAAGCAGGAGTTATTGATTTAAAAGTAGTTCTTTTAGAAGTTTTAACTTCAATGAGGAGAGCAG GTGCTGACGtcataataacttattttactCCACAATTATTGGATTGGTTAGCAAATAAATcaaagatataa
- the LOC123292711 gene encoding uncharacterized protein LOC123292711 produces the protein MEQTYDRHNKKLLSLISVQQPRAKQMTSNDRRNDNKPRQTAIHNQLNIVKNISTKELSTEELQLLNKGLNFSLKPLKTPIIDIIADVETTIKRAPESVKHQIRRNVLPILRPEEKEINHHITHHKAVKSLTEKGVTITKADKGNAVVVLDKEDYIRRMEKLLREGPYERVEKDPLQKNIKEVKEVIKQCQVLIGSRDRLKLQSSNPLTSRLYGLPKIHKEGDGMRPIVSGINSPTYKIAKWLVSEFNKFNKPTGDSVLNSMELIEKLKGVNLVDGDKFVSFDVTALFPSVPINKALDHLEEWLTENNVPELERGEYLQLTRLCMEQTYFQFNEKFYKQVHGTSMGNPLSPFLANIFMSRLERNLKQAAEYFPQHWYRYVDDIFTIIDTKKTSVHDFLEFLNKAEPSIKFTVEEEQDEKLPFLDLEISRDSDKLAFNIYRKPTNVDRFIPKDSFSHWSHKMAAFNFLVHRLTTYPLSTTNYKKELDYIKNVAVLNGYSTNVIDQLLKKAKWRKSLKETTTLSTEEPVLRTSLTFYGKKTSQVSEAMQKYNTNLQVAYTSKGKLRSMLCNTKDRIPNNKKSGIYKVDCADCSKGYIGQTARSLSVRYKEHIAHFNNKRKEKSSVASHAMETGHQIGEIKLLKLVNIPSKLDAYESLYINRMGKNALNSDKGPVPFSDLYSLCVDASQSTKVGQPLDSNKRTNQGQVPQRTKHIRQAKITKFLTVN, from the coding sequence ATGGAGCAGACATATGATCGACACAACAAGAAATTGTTATCGCTCATTTCAGTTCAACAACCCAGGGCAAAACAAATGACCAGCAATGACAGGAGGAATGATAATAAACCAAGACAAACAGCCATTCATAATCAACTGAATATAGTTAAAAACATATCAACAAAGGAACTTTCAACGGAGGAActgcaattattaaataaaggtctcaatttttctttgaaacccCTAAAAACACCGATCATTGACATCATCGCGGACGTAGAAACAACCATCAAAAGGGCTCCAGAAAGTGTAAAGCACCAGATCAGGAGAAACGTTTTACCCATCCTACGACCAGAGGAAAAAGAAATCAACCATCATATAACTCATCACAAAGCTGTAAAATCGCTTACGGAAAAAGGAGTCACAATCACCAAGGCAGATAAAGGTAATGCTGTTGTTGTTTTAGATAAAGAAGATTACATTCGACGGATGGAAAAACTATTACGGGAAGGACCATATGAACGTGTCGAGAAGGATCCACTCCAAAAGAATATCAAAGAGGTAAAAGAGGTGATCAAACAATGTCAGGTGCTGATTGGAAGCAGAGATCGTTTGAAGTTACAATCATCAAACCCACTAACTTCTAGATTGTACGGATTGCCGAAAATTCACAAGGAAGGAGATGGTATGCGGCCCATTGTATCCGGGATCAACTCACCAACATACAAGATCGCGAAATGGCTTGTgtcagaatttaataaattcaacaagCCGACAGGTGATAGTGTCTTGAATTCTATGGAACTCATAGAAAAACTTAAGGGTGTAAATTTAGTAGATGGGGATAAGTTTGTATCTTTTGACGTAACGGCCCTTTTTCCTAGTGTGCCAATTAATAAAGCGTTGGACCACCTGGAGGAATGGTTGACGGAGAACAATGTGCCTGAACTGGAAAGAGGAGAATATCTCCAATTAACCAGATTATGCATGGAACAAACTTATTtccaatttaatgaaaaattttataagcagGTACATGGAACCAGTATGGGCAACCCATTGAGCCCTTTTTTAGCAAACATATTCATGTCAAGATTGGAAAGGAATTTAAAACAAGCAGCGGAGTATTTCCCACAACATTGGTATCGTTATGTAGatgacatatttacaattatagaTACTAAGAAAACGAGCGTAcacgattttttggaatttttgaataaagcgGAACCCAGCATCAAGTTCACCGTTGAAGAGGAGCAGGATGAAAAATTACCATTTCTGGATCTCGAAATATCCAGAGATAGCGATAAGTTGGCGTTCAACATTTACAGGAAACCGACAAATGTAGATAGGTTTATTCCAAAGGACTCCTTTTCTCATTGGAGCCACAAAATGGccgcttttaattttcttgttcacaggttaacaacatacccattatcAACAACAAACTATAAGAAGGAATTggattacataaaaaatgtggCGGTACTCAACGGATATTCAACCAACGTAATTGACCAATTATTGAAAAAGGCGAAATGGCGGAAGTCCCTTAAAGAAACAACAACATTGTCAACGGAAGAACCAGTCCTAAGAACATCATTGACCTTTTATGGCAAAAAAACCAGCCAAGTATCGGAGGCCATGCAAAAATATAACACAAACCTACAAGTGGCATATACATCGAAAGGGAAATTGAGGTCAATGTTATGTAATACGAAGGATCGTATTCCAAACAACAAAAAGTCAGGTATATATAAAGTTGATTGCGCAGATTGCTCGAAAGGTTATATTGGCCAAACAGCCCGTTCCCTTAGCGTACGCTACAAAGAGCATATAGCgcatttcaacaataaaaggAAGGAAAAGTCATCAGTGGCATCACACGCCATGGAAACGGGACATCAGATCGGTGAGataaagttgttaaaattaGTCAACATTCCATCGAAACTTGATGCCTACGAAAGTTTGTACATCAACAGAATGGGAAAGAACGCTTTGAATAGCGACAAAGGTCCAGTACCATTCTCTGACCTGTACAGCCTATGTGTAGATGCCAGCCAATCAACAAAGGTCGGCCAGCCATtggattcaaataaaagaaccAATCAAGGGCAGGTACCTCAACGAACGAAGCATATAAGACAAGCGaaaatcaccaaatttttaacagttaactAG
- the LOC123292712 gene encoding uncharacterized protein LOC123292712 — translation MEQTYDRHNKKLLSLISVQQPRAKQMTSNDRRNDNKPRQTAIHNQLNIVKNISTKELSTEELQLLNKGLNFSLKPLKTPIIDIIADVETTIKRAPESVKHQIRRNVLPILRPEEKEINHHITHHKAVKSLTEKGVTITKADKGNAVVVLDKEDYIRRMEKLLREGPYERVEKDPLQKNIKEVKEVIKQCQVLIGSRDRLKLQSSNPLTSRLYGLPKIHKEGDGMRPIVSGINSPTYKIAKWLVSEFNKFNKPTGDSVLNSMELIEKLKGVNLVDGDKFVSFDVTALFPSVPINKALDHLEEWLTENNVPELERGEYLQLTRLCMEQTYFQFNEKFYKQVHGTSMGNPLSPFLANIFMSRLERNLKQAAEYFPQHWYRYVDDIFTIIDTKKTSVHDFLEFLNKAEPSIKFTVEEEQDEKLPFLDLEISRDSDKLAFNIYRKPTNVDRFIPKDSFSHWSHKMAAFNFLVHRLTTYPLSTTNYKKELDYIKNVAVLNGYSTNVIDQLLKKAKWRKSLKETTTLSTEEPVLRTSLTFYGKKNQPSIGGHAKI, via the coding sequence ATGGAGCAGACATATGATCGACACAACAAGAAATTGTTATCGCTCATTTCAGTTCAACAACCCAGGGCAAAACAAATGACCAGCAATGACAGGAGGAATGATAATAAACCAAGACAAACAGCCATTCATAATCAACTGAATATAGTTAAAAACATATCAACAAAGGAACTTTCAACGGAGGAActgcaattattaaataaaggtctcaatttttctttgaaacccCTAAAAACACCGATCATTGACATCATCGCGGACGTAGAAACAACCATCAAAAGGGCTCCAGAAAGTGTAAAGCACCAGATCAGGAGAAACGTTTTACCCATCCTACGACCAGAGGAAAAAGAAATCAACCATCATATAACTCATCACAAAGCTGTAAAATCGCTTACGGAAAAAGGAGTCACAATCACCAAGGCAGATAAAGGTAATGCTGTTGTTGTTTTAGATAAAGAAGATTACATTCGACGGATGGAAAAACTATTACGGGAAGGACCATATGAACGTGTCGAGAAGGATCCACTCCAAAAGAATATCAAAGAGGTAAAAGAGGTGATCAAACAATGTCAGGTGCTGATTGGAAGCAGAGATCGTTTGAAGTTACAATCATCAAACCCACTAACTTCTAGATTGTACGGATTGCCGAAAATTCACAAGGAAGGAGATGGTATGCGGCCCATTGTATCCGGGATCAACTCACCAACATACAAGATCGCGAAATGGCTTGTgtcagaatttaataaattcaacaagCCGACAGGTGATAGTGTCTTGAATTCTATGGAACTCATAGAAAAACTTAAGGGTGTAAATTTAGTAGATGGGGATAAGTTTGTATCTTTTGACGTAACGGCCCTTTTTCCTAGTGTGCCAATTAATAAAGCGTTGGACCACCTGGAGGAATGGTTGACGGAGAACAATGTGCCTGAACTGGAAAGAGGAGAATATCTCCAATTAACCAGATTATGCATGGAACAAACTTATTtccaatttaatgaaaaattttataagcagGTACATGGAACCAGTATGGGCAACCCATTGAGCCCTTTTTTAGCAAACATATTCATGTCAAGATTGGAAAGGAATTTAAAACAAGCAGCGGAGTATTTCCCACAACATTGGTATCGTTATGTAGatgacatatttacaattatagaTACTAAGAAAACGAGCGTAcacgattttttggaatttttgaataaagcgGAACCCAGCATCAAGTTCACCGTTGAAGAGGAGCAGGATGAAAAATTACCATTTCTGGATCTCGAAATATCCAGAGATAGCGATAAGTTGGCGTTCAACATTTACAGGAAACCGACAAATGTAGATAGGTTTATTCCAAAGGACTCCTTTTCTCATTGGAGCCACAAAATGGccgcttttaattttcttgttcacaggttaacaacatacccattatcAACAACAAACTATAAGAAGGAATTggattacataaaaaatgtggCGGTACTCAACGGATATTCAACCAACGTAATTGACCAATTATTGAAAAAGGCGAAATGGCGGAAGTCCCTTAAAGAAACAACAACATTGTCAACGGAAGAACCAGTCCTAAGAACATCATTGACCTTTTATGGCAAAAAAAACCAGCCAAGTATCGGAGGCCATGCAAAAATATAA